In the Maribacter sp. MJ134 genome, one interval contains:
- a CDS encoding NADP-dependent isocitrate dehydrogenase → MKSSVLHQKSNENLNETAVKVAVAKGDGIGPEIMDATLKILEAAGANIEPEYIQLGEQVYLSGNSAGIAKETWEIINKNKIILKAPITTPQGKGYKSLNVTLRKSLGLFANVRPVSALYPYVETNFPQMDVVVIRENEEDLYAGIEHQQTQDVVQCLKLITRPGCEKIVRYAFEYARVYGRKKVTCMVKDNIMKLTDGLFHQVFDEIATEYPEIQNETQIIDIGAARLAANPENYDVVVTSNLYGDIVSDIVAEIAGSVGMAGSANIGTNVAMFEAIHGSAPDIAGQNIANPSGLINAAISMLAHVGQTVIADKIKNAWLATIEAGFHTADIYGEDNSVKKVSTSEFADEIISRLGEKPKHFVGSNMSKGKGKIEIPEYTRKSENKVLLGVDVFIDWKGNDPEEIGQALSKINAFKLKLKMITNRGVKVFPEGMKETYCTDHWRCRFVAKSAEINTGEAPVYTPINFEQIVALLSKLHTKGFDVIKTENLYEFDGKRGFSLGQGE, encoded by the coding sequence ATGAAATCAAGTGTATTGCATCAAAAATCAAATGAAAATTTAAATGAAACTGCAGTAAAAGTTGCAGTAGCTAAAGGAGATGGTATAGGTCCTGAAATTATGGATGCCACCTTGAAAATTCTTGAAGCCGCAGGTGCAAATATTGAACCGGAGTACATACAGTTGGGAGAACAGGTATATTTATCCGGAAACTCCGCTGGTATTGCAAAGGAAACTTGGGAGATTATAAACAAGAACAAAATTATATTAAAGGCTCCTATCACTACACCCCAAGGTAAGGGCTACAAAAGTTTGAACGTAACCTTGCGCAAATCTCTTGGATTATTTGCAAATGTAAGGCCGGTAAGCGCATTGTACCCTTACGTGGAAACGAATTTTCCACAAATGGATGTTGTGGTGATCAGGGAAAACGAAGAGGATTTATACGCCGGTATCGAACACCAACAAACACAGGATGTAGTGCAATGTTTAAAGTTGATTACAAGGCCTGGTTGCGAAAAAATTGTGAGATATGCTTTTGAATACGCTAGGGTTTACGGACGAAAGAAAGTAACCTGTATGGTAAAGGACAATATCATGAAACTCACGGATGGTTTGTTCCATCAGGTTTTTGATGAAATCGCTACGGAATATCCAGAGATACAGAACGAAACACAGATAATAGATATAGGTGCAGCCCGATTGGCCGCAAACCCTGAAAACTATGATGTTGTGGTGACTTCAAATTTATACGGAGATATCGTTTCCGACATAGTTGCTGAAATTGCCGGTTCTGTAGGCATGGCGGGTTCGGCAAATATTGGCACGAATGTGGCAATGTTTGAAGCCATACATGGTTCGGCTCCTGATATTGCCGGGCAGAATATAGCTAATCCTTCCGGTTTGATCAACGCTGCAATATCCATGCTTGCCCACGTAGGTCAAACAGTCATTGCCGATAAAATAAAGAATGCCTGGTTGGCAACAATCGAAGCAGGTTTTCACACGGCAGATATCTATGGAGAAGATAACAGTGTCAAAAAAGTATCTACGTCAGAATTTGCAGATGAAATCATTTCTAGACTCGGTGAGAAGCCAAAGCATTTCGTTGGCAGTAATATGTCTAAAGGAAAAGGAAAGATAGAAATACCTGAGTACACGAGAAAGTCTGAAAATAAAGTATTGCTTGGTGTAGATGTTTTTATTGATTGGAAAGGAAATGATCCAGAGGAAATAGGGCAGGCATTATCCAAGATAAATGCATTTAAATTAAAATTAAAGATGATTACCAACAGGGGCGTAAAGGTTTTTCCTGAAGGTATGAAAGAGACGTATTGTACGGACCATTGGAGATGTAGGTTCGTCGCTAAAAGCGCAGAAATCAATACGGGAGAAGCTCCAGTCTACACACCAATAAATTTTGAACAAATAGTAGCTTTATTGTCAAAATTGCATACCAAAGGTTTCGATGTGATTAAAACGGAAAATCTTTATGAGTTTGACGGAAAAAGAGGATTCTCACTGGGGCAGGGGGAATAA
- a CDS encoding methyltransferase domain-containing protein, protein MELKRRKFQGVLNILSFNRHFYVIGLIVLILIILGLALFNVPVLWHWVIIGAFLYGLLTPLVVSAYVYDFSGYYNFKWLKDLGLIHKTPKHIVNINAGFDETSFILKHNFPKSELKVFDFYNSKQHTEPAIVRARKVSLVYPNTEQISTDHIPVADKSVNMIFLLSAAHEIRTHKEKVVFLKECRRICKENGKIITVEHLRDLPNFLAFSVGFTHFFSRKAWKKAFDESGFSSFEETKFTPFMSIFNCSP, encoded by the coding sequence ATGGAGCTAAAAAGAAGAAAATTTCAAGGTGTTCTAAATATATTAAGCTTTAACAGACACTTCTATGTAATAGGCTTAATTGTATTGATTTTAATTATCCTTGGGTTAGCGCTTTTCAACGTACCTGTACTATGGCATTGGGTAATAATTGGGGCATTTCTCTATGGATTACTAACGCCCTTGGTGGTTTCGGCTTACGTGTACGATTTTTCTGGATATTACAATTTTAAGTGGCTAAAAGACTTAGGCTTGATACATAAAACTCCAAAGCATATTGTTAATATTAATGCCGGTTTTGATGAGACAAGTTTTATTTTAAAACATAATTTCCCCAAATCTGAATTAAAAGTATTCGATTTTTATAATTCAAAACAGCATACGGAACCAGCAATTGTAAGAGCTAGAAAAGTTAGTCTGGTTTATCCCAATACAGAACAAATTAGTACCGACCATATACCGGTAGCAGATAAATCAGTGAACATGATTTTTTTATTGTCTGCTGCCCATGAAATTCGCACGCATAAGGAAAAAGTAGTTTTTCTTAAAGAATGTCGCAGAATTTGCAAAGAGAATGGTAAAATAATTACTGTTGAACATTTAAGAGATTTGCCTAACTTTTTAGCCTTTTCTGTAGGCTTTACTCATTTTTTCTCACGAAAAGCATGGAAAAAAGCATTTGATGAATCTGGATTTTCATCCTTTGAGGAAACAAAATTCACTCCGTTCATGTCAATCTTCAACTGTTCTCCTTAG
- a CDS encoding DUF2071 domain-containing protein, with the protein MEFLKNHPFAVKTYFENSIVLTYAIAKEELEGLIPECLTLDTFDDKWAFIALAMVNTKGLRPKGFPKFMGNNFFLIGYRVFVRYTDKSGKRLRGLYILKSETNKHKMSFFGNIFTHYNYTTTDITYDNEDSNLTISSKKSGLNVVMDINQDGVPLPNGSPFREWKEARRFAGPLPFTFTYNKEKKEVLIIEGVRQNWKPVPLAVKKAEVGFLKTKHFKNIILANAFVVSNVPYYWKKGKIEAWS; encoded by the coding sequence ATGGAATTTTTAAAAAATCACCCCTTTGCTGTAAAAACCTATTTTGAAAATTCTATTGTGCTAACATATGCCATAGCCAAGGAAGAACTTGAAGGATTAATTCCTGAATGCCTAACACTAGATACCTTTGATGACAAATGGGCTTTTATAGCATTGGCAATGGTAAATACCAAAGGACTAAGACCAAAAGGTTTTCCGAAGTTTATGGGGAATAATTTCTTTTTAATTGGATACCGGGTATTTGTTCGTTACACGGACAAGAGCGGTAAGCGTTTAAGGGGATTGTACATTTTAAAATCAGAAACCAATAAACATAAAATGTCATTCTTTGGAAATATATTTACGCACTACAATTACACTACCACAGACATTACTTATGACAATGAAGATTCTAACTTAACCATTAGTTCCAAAAAGTCAGGGTTGAATGTAGTAATGGACATAAACCAGGACGGGGTTCCATTACCAAACGGTTCCCCATTCCGGGAATGGAAGGAAGCAAGACGTTTTGCAGGCCCGTTACCATTTACTTTCACTTACAATAAAGAAAAAAAAGAAGTTTTGATAATTGAAGGAGTTCGGCAAAATTGGAAACCTGTACCATTAGCTGTTAAAAAGGCTGAAGTGGGTTTTCTCAAAACAAAACATTTTAAAAATATAATTTTAGCAAATGCTTTCGTTGTAAGTAATGTTCCATATTACTGGAAAAAAGGAAAGATAGAAGCATGGAGCTAA
- a CDS encoding DoxX-like family protein codes for MHLKNLHKVLNYSIASIWLVNGLVCKVLNFVPRHQQIVAEILGNEHSRLLTIAIGFSEIIMAIWVISQFKSRINAVAQIIIVALMNLLEFILVPELLLWGKLNSFFALLFIGVVYYNEFILKKELP; via the coding sequence GTGCATCTAAAGAACCTTCACAAGGTATTAAATTATAGTATTGCCAGTATTTGGCTTGTCAATGGTCTAGTTTGTAAAGTGCTGAACTTTGTTCCCAGACACCAACAAATTGTTGCAGAGATTTTGGGTAATGAGCACTCAAGATTACTAACTATCGCTATTGGCTTTTCCGAAATCATAATGGCTATTTGGGTAATATCTCAATTTAAGTCTAGGATAAATGCGGTCGCTCAAATTATTATAGTTGCTTTGATGAATCTGTTAGAATTCATTTTAGTTCCCGAACTATTGCTATGGGGGAAACTTAATTCGTTCTTTGCTTTACTATTTATTGGAGTAGTATATTACAATGAGTTTATTTTGAAAAAAGAATTACCCTGA
- a CDS encoding RsmD family RNA methyltransferase, whose product MRIISGKHKGRNLMAPKKLPVRPTKDMAKEALFNILNNRYYFPDLKVLDLFSGTGNISYEFASRGVDQILAVDVDMGCINYIDKISTQLELDIRTLKADVFSFLSKNSEKFDIIFADPFYSMELTDFAKIPELVFTKEMLLEDGVLIIEHSKHTSLKHLPHFESSRKYGGSVFSFFK is encoded by the coding sequence ATGCGAATTATATCAGGAAAACATAAGGGACGAAATCTTATGGCGCCCAAAAAATTACCGGTACGGCCTACTAAAGATATGGCCAAGGAGGCATTGTTCAATATTTTAAATAATCGCTACTACTTTCCAGATTTAAAGGTCTTGGACCTTTTTTCAGGTACGGGCAATATCAGTTATGAATTTGCATCTAGGGGAGTTGACCAAATACTTGCCGTGGATGTGGATATGGGCTGTATTAATTATATTGATAAAATATCGACTCAGTTAGAATTGGATATCAGAACACTTAAAGCTGATGTTTTCTCTTTCTTAAGCAAGAATTCGGAAAAGTTTGATATCATCTTCGCCGATCCTTTTTATAGCATGGAATTGACAGATTTTGCAAAAATCCCCGAACTGGTCTTTACCAAGGAAATGCTTTTGGAAGATGGGGTTTTAATTATAGAACATTCCAAACACACCAGTTTGAAACACTTACCTCATTTTGAAAGTTCTAGAAAATATGGAGGTAGTGTATTTAGTTTTTTCAAATAA
- a CDS encoding DUF3822 family protein has translation MTKKKINNGLDIADKNFEKLSIQVSLNGLSFCVADAVSQRILYSDKKVFSEELNPITVLKELKELVQKQDLANKAFDEVVVIHRNTLFALVPKPLFQVNELSNYLKFNTKVLPTDTLEYDEIKNQDMVNVYVPYTNINNYIYDLFGEFSFFHNGSILVQSLLNSYSKNKEDVCYVNVGKGQMDIMVSSGKNLKLYNSFLYETKEDFAYYLLFVLEQLELDTETVPVKLFGSISEDDELFQLCYTYVQNIAIFAPNATHHLELGEPGDESIDFTILNSL, from the coding sequence ATGACAAAAAAGAAGATCAATAACGGTTTAGATATAGCCGATAAAAATTTTGAGAAATTGTCCATTCAGGTTAGCTTGAATGGACTTTCTTTTTGTGTGGCAGATGCAGTTTCACAAAGAATCCTTTATTCCGATAAAAAGGTATTTTCCGAGGAGCTAAACCCTATTACGGTTTTAAAGGAACTCAAAGAATTAGTTCAAAAACAAGACTTAGCCAATAAAGCATTCGACGAAGTCGTTGTTATTCATAGAAATACACTTTTTGCCTTGGTACCTAAACCCTTGTTCCAGGTAAACGAACTCTCTAACTATCTTAAGTTCAATACTAAGGTTTTACCTACCGATACGTTGGAATACGACGAAATAAAAAATCAGGATATGGTTAATGTTTATGTGCCGTACACGAACATTAATAATTATATCTATGACCTTTTCGGAGAATTTTCTTTCTTTCATAATGGCTCTATACTGGTGCAGTCCCTTCTTAATAGTTATTCTAAAAACAAAGAGGATGTTTGTTACGTAAATGTTGGTAAGGGGCAGATGGACATTATGGTCTCCTCTGGCAAAAATTTAAAATTGTATAACAGCTTTCTTTATGAAACAAAAGAAGATTTTGCCTATTACCTCTTGTTTGTTTTAGAACAACTGGAATTGGATACGGAAACCGTTCCCGTAAAACTCTTCGGTTCTATATCAGAGGATGACGAACTTTTTCAACTCTGCTATACCTATGTTCAAAACATTGCTATTTTCGCTCCTAATGCAACTCATCATTTAGAATTGGGTGAACCTGGTGATGAATCTATTGATTTTACCATACTAAACTCCCTTTAA
- a CDS encoding ATP-dependent RecD-like DNA helicase — translation MKPLTDATFYSELKSKFPHIPTLKQELVLQKLASFILSKVKEEVFLLKGFAGTGKTTLVGTLVNSLWKTRMKSVLMAPTGRAAKVMSNYSKTQAFTIHRKIYFPKKQSGGGVQFVLAPNKHRDTLFIVDEASMIPDTPADSKLFENGSLLDDLMMFVYSGHNCKLLLIGDTAQLPPVHLMLSPALDGDKLSLNYNKEVVRLELDEVVRQAKDSGILANATLLREQLQGDYYESFQFDVNPYKDIVRLIDGHEIQEAIDESYSRNGKEETAIIVRSNKRANLYNLNIRERILFLENELAAGDFMMVVKNNYFWLKPNSEAGFIANGDIIEILEIFAFKDLYGFKFAEVKVQMVDYPNMKPFETVLLLDTIKAESPSLSYEEGNRLYQEVMKDFAHEKSKYKKFLGVKNNKYFNGLQVKFSYAITCHKSQGGQWDTVFVEQPYLPNGIDKEYLRWLYTAVTRAKRKLYLIGFKDDFFVE, via the coding sequence ATGAAACCATTAACAGACGCTACTTTTTATTCTGAACTAAAGTCTAAATTTCCCCATATACCCACATTAAAGCAAGAACTGGTGCTGCAAAAGTTGGCCAGTTTCATCTTATCAAAGGTCAAGGAAGAGGTTTTTTTGCTGAAAGGATTTGCGGGTACGGGTAAGACAACGCTGGTTGGAACATTAGTGAACAGCCTTTGGAAGACGCGCATGAAATCTGTTCTTATGGCTCCGACGGGCAGGGCGGCCAAGGTGATGTCCAATTACTCAAAAACGCAAGCTTTCACAATCCATAGGAAAATATATTTTCCTAAGAAACAAAGCGGAGGGGGAGTTCAATTTGTTTTAGCGCCCAACAAACATCGCGATACATTGTTCATTGTGGACGAAGCTTCCATGATACCGGATACTCCGGCAGATTCTAAACTCTTTGAGAACGGTTCACTTTTGGACGACTTAATGATGTTCGTATACTCCGGACATAACTGTAAACTGTTGTTAATAGGGGATACGGCCCAGTTACCTCCTGTGCATTTGATGTTGAGCCCAGCTTTGGACGGGGATAAACTTTCCTTGAATTATAATAAAGAGGTCGTTCGTTTAGAATTGGATGAAGTCGTTAGGCAAGCCAAAGATTCGGGCATATTGGCCAATGCAACGCTCTTAAGAGAGCAATTGCAGGGCGACTACTATGAAAGTTTTCAGTTTGATGTAAACCCTTATAAAGATATTGTAAGACTAATAGACGGTCATGAAATCCAGGAAGCTATAGACGAATCCTATTCTAGAAACGGAAAAGAAGAAACAGCGATAATCGTTAGATCAAACAAGCGGGCCAATTTATACAATCTAAATATTAGGGAACGTATATTGTTTTTGGAGAATGAGCTTGCTGCGGGTGATTTTATGATGGTCGTTAAGAACAACTACTTTTGGCTAAAACCGAACTCGGAAGCAGGTTTTATCGCAAACGGAGATATTATTGAAATTTTAGAAATCTTCGCTTTTAAGGACCTTTACGGATTTAAATTTGCTGAGGTAAAGGTGCAAATGGTAGATTATCCAAATATGAAACCCTTTGAAACGGTCTTGTTGTTAGATACCATAAAAGCGGAATCACCGTCATTGTCCTACGAAGAGGGTAACAGGCTCTATCAAGAAGTCATGAAAGATTTCGCACATGAAAAATCCAAATACAAGAAATTTCTTGGGGTTAAAAACAATAAATACTTTAATGGTTTACAGGTGAAATTCTCATATGCCATTACCTGTCATAAATCACAGGGCGGACAATGGGACACCGTCTTTGTAGAGCAACCTTATCTGCCCAATGGTATAGACAAAGAATACCTACGATGGCTTTACACCGCTGTTACCCGGGCCAAAAGAAAATTATATTTAATTGGCTTTAAGGATGATTTTTTTGTTGAATAG
- a CDS encoding DUF4126 domain-containing protein: protein MTTETILSIFLGVGLAASVGFRVFLPLFALSLASYFGVWDLNDNWEWIGSLAAVLTLGIATGVEIFAYFIPWLDNLLDSIAVPLAAIAGTAVMVSTVANLDPVVTWSLAIIAGGGTATAIKGAGATGRLASTATTGGLANPVVATVETGTAAVVTVASIFAPILAAVLVIIILTIIFRIYRSLRPKQKT, encoded by the coding sequence ATGACTACCGAAACTATATTAAGCATCTTTCTGGGAGTTGGCCTTGCCGCTTCGGTTGGTTTTAGGGTCTTTCTGCCATTATTCGCACTTAGTTTAGCATCTTATTTCGGTGTTTGGGATTTGAACGATAATTGGGAGTGGATTGGAAGTTTGGCCGCGGTACTGACATTAGGAATAGCTACGGGTGTGGAAATCTTCGCTTATTTCATTCCTTGGTTGGATAATTTGTTGGATAGCATAGCAGTACCGTTGGCGGCAATTGCCGGCACGGCGGTAATGGTATCTACGGTAGCGAATTTAGACCCTGTGGTTACGTGGTCCTTGGCAATCATAGCAGGGGGTGGCACGGCAACGGCGATTAAGGGTGCCGGAGCTACTGGGAGGTTGGCATCAACGGCAACAACGGGTGGTTTAGCTAATCCGGTGGTCGCAACGGTAGAGACCGGTACAGCGGCCGTGGTTACGGTGGCCTCGATTTTTGCACCTATTCTTGCTGCCGTATTGGTAATCATTATATTGACGATTATTTTTAGAATTTATAGAAGTTTAAGACCAAAGCAAAAAACATAG
- the kdsB gene encoding 3-deoxy-manno-octulosonate cytidylyltransferase, giving the protein MIPARYAASRFPAKLMQDLSGKPVIVRTYEAAVKTGLFDEVYVVTDSTVIYETIIKEGGLAIMSKKEHDCGSDRIAEAVTDMDVDIIVNVQGDEPFTDKESLAGVIEVFRGDVAKEIDLASLMVKITEDDEINNPNTVKVIVDNRNFALYFSRSPIPFPRAKDNHTIYYKHKGIYAFRKRALMDFQRLPMLSLEATEKIEAIRYLEYGKKIKMVETSVSGIEIDTPEDLEKAQAAWR; this is encoded by the coding sequence ATGATACCGGCAAGGTATGCGGCATCCAGGTTTCCTGCTAAGTTAATGCAAGACCTCTCAGGGAAGCCTGTAATTGTGCGCACTTATGAAGCGGCGGTCAAAACCGGACTTTTTGACGAGGTTTATGTGGTTACGGACAGCACCGTCATCTATGAAACCATCATAAAAGAGGGCGGTCTGGCCATTATGAGTAAAAAGGAACACGATTGTGGTAGTGATCGTATCGCAGAGGCGGTCACGGATATGGACGTGGACATCATTGTTAACGTGCAGGGAGATGAACCCTTCACTGATAAAGAGAGTTTAGCCGGGGTTATCGAAGTTTTTAGGGGAGACGTAGCGAAGGAGATAGATTTGGCCTCTTTGATGGTTAAAATAACGGAAGACGATGAGATAAACAATCCGAACACGGTAAAGGTAATTGTGGACAACAGGAATTTTGCGTTATATTTCTCCAGGTCGCCTATACCGTTCCCAAGAGCAAAAGATAACCATACGATATATTACAAGCATAAGGGAATATATGCGTTTCGAAAACGCGCCTTGATGGATTTTCAAAGATTACCGATGTTGTCCTTGGAGGCAACGGAGAAAATTGAAGCAATCCGTTATCTCGAATACGGTAAAAAGATTAAGATGGTAGAAACATCGGTCTCGGGGATAGAGATTGATACTCCAGAAGATTTGGAAAAAGCACAGGCTGCATGGAGATAG
- a CDS encoding HAD family hydrolase: MEIDFKEVKVIGFDADDTLWVNETYFRHAEERFAELLEGYETKNKIDQELFKMEMKNLELYGYGIKGFMLSMIESALELSDNNISQATLLELLNLGKEMIAHPVELLDGVEEVLESLQGRYRLIVLTKGDLLDQERKLSKSNLSTYFHHVEVLSDKKERNYKDLLDHLEISTNEFLMIGNSLKSDVLPLVNIGAKAVHVPFHTTWKHEEIEEPKEKKGYLTVQKLVDVLEYL, translated from the coding sequence ATGGAGATAGATTTCAAAGAGGTTAAAGTCATCGGGTTCGATGCCGACGATACGCTCTGGGTAAACGAAACCTATTTCAGGCATGCAGAAGAGCGGTTCGCAGAATTACTGGAAGGTTATGAAACGAAGAATAAAATAGACCAAGAGCTATTTAAAATGGAAATGAAAAATCTGGAACTGTATGGATACGGTATCAAAGGTTTTATGCTTTCCATGATAGAATCCGCTTTAGAACTTTCGGATAATAATATTTCTCAAGCAACGCTTTTGGAATTGTTGAATCTAGGAAAAGAGATGATTGCCCATCCGGTAGAGCTTTTAGACGGCGTAGAGGAGGTTTTAGAAAGTTTACAAGGAAGATATAGGTTAATAGTTTTAACAAAAGGGGATTTATTAGACCAAGAAAGGAAATTGAGCAAATCTAACCTATCGACCTATTTTCATCATGTAGAAGTATTAAGTGATAAAAAAGAAAGAAATTACAAGGATCTATTAGATCACTTAGAAATTTCTACAAACGAATTTTTAATGATCGGGAATTCTTTAAAATCAGACGTATTGCCCTTGGTCAATATTGGCGCTAAGGCCGTACATGTTCCGTTTCATACCACTTGGAAGCATGAAGAAATAGAGGAGCCAAAAGAAAAAAAAGGATATTTGACCGTCCAAAAATTGGTCGATGTATTGGAATATCTGTAG
- a CDS encoding iron-containing alcohol dehydrogenase family protein — protein MEIKKKIKLKKIPTRASEKYRNFPMVPRVVFGNGSFDQLGDILLPKRKHSESPIIFLVDDVFEGTALIPRIPKIFCDQIVFISAEEEPKTTQVDALVAMIREEYQEFPSGIVGIGGGTLLDLAKAVAILLTNKGSASEYQGWDLVHKKSIYHVGVPTISGTGAEVSRTTVLLGPEKKLGINSDETTFHQVILDPELTKGVTHDQWFYTGMDCYIHCVESLNGTYLNAFSQSYGEKAMDLCKEVFLTDLSKSESQDKLMMASWHGGMSIAYSQVGIAHAMSYGLGYLLGVKHGIGNCLVFQYLEEFYPEGVATFNKMMQRHQIELPNGICKNLSETDFDKMVTVALSMEPLWENALGDNWRNLITPEKLKSIYQKI, from the coding sequence ATGGAGATTAAAAAGAAAATAAAATTGAAGAAGATACCTACTAGAGCTTCAGAAAAATATAGGAACTTTCCCATGGTTCCAAGAGTTGTTTTTGGCAACGGAAGTTTTGATCAGTTGGGGGATATCCTATTGCCAAAACGAAAACATTCCGAGTCGCCTATCATATTTTTGGTAGACGATGTGTTTGAAGGAACAGCGTTGATTCCACGGATACCAAAAATTTTCTGTGATCAAATTGTTTTTATATCGGCCGAGGAGGAACCTAAGACGACTCAAGTAGACGCCTTGGTCGCCATGATCCGAGAAGAGTACCAAGAATTCCCTTCAGGTATTGTTGGTATAGGAGGCGGTACTTTGTTAGATTTGGCCAAAGCGGTAGCTATTCTTTTGACCAATAAAGGAAGCGCTTCGGAATACCAAGGATGGGATTTGGTACATAAAAAGTCTATTTATCATGTTGGTGTTCCTACCATTAGCGGAACAGGTGCAGAGGTTTCCAGAACTACGGTCTTATTAGGTCCGGAAAAGAAACTAGGCATAAATTCTGACGAAACAACGTTTCATCAAGTCATTCTAGACCCGGAGCTCACGAAAGGGGTAACGCACGACCAGTGGTTCTACACCGGTATGGATTGCTATATTCATTGCGTGGAGTCCTTGAATGGCACATATCTGAACGCCTTTAGTCAGAGTTATGGAGAAAAGGCAATGGATTTGTGCAAAGAGGTTTTCTTGACAGACTTGTCAAAGTCAGAATCTCAGGATAAGTTAATGATGGCTTCTTGGCATGGGGGCATGAGCATCGCATACTCTCAAGTGGGTATTGCTCATGCTATGAGCTATGGCCTTGGATATCTCTTAGGGGTAAAGCATGGCATTGGAAACTGTTTGGTTTTTCAATATTTGGAAGAGTTCTATCCAGAAGGGGTCGCTACGTTCAATAAAATGATGCAGCGGCACCAGATTGAACTTCCCAACGGAATCTGTAAAAATTTATCCGAAACGGATTTCGATAAAATGGTAACTGTAGCTCTAAGCATGGAACCGCTTTGGGAAAATGCATTGGGAGATAATTGGAGAAACTTAATAACTCCCGAAAAACTAAAATCAATCTACCAGAAGATTTAA
- a CDS encoding 1-acyl-sn-glycerol-3-phosphate acyltransferase, producing MQQIAKFIYFKVLKWSLEGAFPSHLNKFVIPVVPHTSWWDFFLGLLVRKVWNEEINYIGKKSLFDSPLGWFFKWTGGAPIDRSKSNDTVSATAQIFEERNVFRLALSPEGTRKKVTKWKTGFYYIAKAANVPIVLVAFDYGNKQIKISEPYFPTADMTADFKVYESFFENVKGKVPKFSF from the coding sequence ATGCAGCAAATAGCAAAGTTTATCTATTTTAAAGTTTTGAAGTGGTCACTTGAAGGAGCGTTCCCTTCTCACCTCAATAAATTTGTAATCCCCGTAGTACCACATACAAGTTGGTGGGACTTTTTTTTGGGACTTTTGGTACGTAAAGTTTGGAACGAGGAAATAAATTATATCGGCAAAAAGAGTCTTTTTGATTCTCCATTGGGATGGTTTTTCAAATGGACAGGTGGGGCACCCATCGATAGAAGTAAATCTAATGATACCGTAAGTGCAACCGCTCAAATTTTTGAGGAAAGAAACGTTTTTCGATTGGCATTATCGCCAGAAGGTACCCGTAAAAAGGTCACGAAGTGGAAAACGGGCTTCTACTATATTGCCAAAGCCGCAAACGTTCCTATTGTACTCGTTGCGTTCGACTACGGTAATAAACAAATTAAAATATCAGAACCTTATTTTCCAACAGCAGACATGACAGCCGATTTCAAGGTGTACGAGTCCTTTTTTGAGAATGTTAAAGGAAAGGTACCTAAGTTCAGTTTTTAG